The Halorientalis sp. IM1011 genome window below encodes:
- a CDS encoding phosphatidylserine/phosphatidylglycerophosphate/cardiolipin synthase family protein, which produces MSPRSAVLAALVLFAAGIPALAASAPATSGPAPPAESTRPPAPANATPPTFAAVYPNPVPDGDAGEFVVLDAAEPTRLGNYTLSDGEDTVALPNVTVEGRVALTTAPNLTRTRTDAEIVALDQGLALANTGDRVTLARGGESVAELTYTDAPEGELATPNGDGVAWQPVGATEFPVVAATGESARAFVLPDGGSVPAETLADAEKRILLAGYTLTSERIRAELVAANRRGVEVRVLADGSPVGGLTRRSARMFDSLTERGIDVTVLSGAPARYEFHHAKYAVVDDRALVTTENWKAAGTGGHASRGWGAVVSADRIVAALNRTFHADASGLDARSWPQFRAGKRFEPADGPPANETYPNTVDPRRFSPDSVELLRAPDNAERRLVTLLRNADESVRIQQVSIGSRRQPFLRATVAAARRGVDVQILLAGAWYVEEDNRELVDWLNDLAAREGIPLSARVADPNGRFEKIHAKGVIVDDEQVLVGSLNWNNHSARQNREVAVLLEGEGVAGYFADVFRADWQGGDWRLPAGVVLAVALAALAAVLVGRRFEFEG; this is translated from the coding sequence GTGTCTCCCCGCAGCGCCGTACTCGCCGCACTCGTCCTGTTCGCGGCCGGAATTCCGGCTCTCGCCGCGTCAGCACCGGCGACGAGCGGACCAGCTCCGCCGGCGGAGTCGACACGGCCGCCAGCGCCCGCCAACGCAACCCCACCGACGTTCGCGGCCGTCTACCCGAATCCAGTCCCCGACGGCGATGCTGGGGAGTTCGTGGTACTCGACGCTGCTGAGCCGACCCGGCTGGGGAACTACACGCTCTCGGACGGAGAGGACACGGTTGCGCTCCCGAACGTTACCGTCGAGGGGCGTGTCGCGCTCACGACGGCGCCGAATCTGACGCGAACCCGGACGGACGCGGAGATCGTCGCCCTCGACCAGGGGTTAGCGCTCGCCAACACCGGTGACCGCGTCACGCTCGCACGCGGGGGCGAATCCGTCGCCGAACTGACGTACACGGACGCACCGGAGGGGGAACTCGCGACGCCGAACGGCGACGGGGTGGCCTGGCAGCCGGTCGGCGCGACGGAGTTTCCGGTCGTTGCCGCCACGGGCGAGTCGGCGCGTGCGTTCGTCCTCCCCGACGGCGGATCGGTCCCGGCGGAGACCCTCGCCGACGCCGAGAAACGGATCCTGCTGGCCGGGTACACGCTTACGTCCGAACGGATCAGGGCGGAACTCGTCGCCGCCAACCGTCGTGGCGTCGAGGTTCGGGTCCTCGCGGACGGCAGTCCGGTCGGCGGGTTGACCCGGCGGTCGGCCCGGATGTTCGATTCCCTCACCGAACGCGGCATCGACGTGACCGTTCTCTCGGGTGCACCCGCTCGCTACGAGTTCCACCACGCGAAGTACGCCGTCGTCGACGACCGGGCGCTGGTGACGACGGAGAACTGGAAGGCGGCCGGCACCGGTGGTCACGCCAGCCGCGGCTGGGGTGCCGTCGTGAGCGCGGATCGGATCGTAGCGGCGCTCAATCGAACGTTCCACGCCGACGCGAGCGGGCTGGACGCCCGATCCTGGCCACAGTTCAGGGCCGGAAAGCGCTTCGAGCCGGCCGACGGACCGCCCGCGAACGAGACGTATCCGAATACCGTCGATCCGCGGCGGTTCAGTCCCGACTCAGTCGAGTTGCTCCGTGCGCCCGACAACGCGGAGCGCCGACTGGTGACCCTCCTCCGGAACGCCGACGAGAGCGTTCGGATCCAGCAGGTCTCCATCGGGAGCCGCCGACAACCGTTCCTGCGGGCGACCGTCGCGGCCGCCCGACGGGGCGTCGACGTGCAGATCCTGCTCGCCGGAGCCTGGTACGTCGAGGAGGACAATCGCGAGCTGGTGGACTGGCTAAACGACCTCGCCGCGCGTGAGGGGATTCCGCTGTCGGCCCGGGTCGCCGACCCGAACGGTCGATTCGAGAAGATTCACGCGAAGGGCGTGATCGTCGACGACGAGCAAGTATTGGTCGGATCCTTGAACTGGAACAACCACTCCGCACGACAGAATCGCGAGGTGGCCGTCCTGCTCGAAGGCGAGGGCGTCGCCGGCTACTTCGCGGACGTGTTCCGGGCCGACTGGCAGGGCGGCGAC
- a CDS encoding FAD-binding and (Fe-S)-binding domain-containing protein, translating into MSSESGASGPSSGDPSTDDRANYDYRGGDVARPGLVSDLQRLIDGEVRFDEYTREQYATDASIYAVTPVGVVFPTSTADVAAVVEYCADRGIPVLPRGAGTSLAGQTVNRAVVLDFSKHMDALREIDPESRRARAQPGITLGRLNAALADADLKFAPDPAWGDKSVLGGAIGNNSTGAHSLQYGKTDAYVEACEVVLADGTRTTFEPVPVEDLDRLADSDGNLEDRIYAAVRDVLNDEAIADAYPDLKRNVSGYNLDYVIERAREDGVVDMPGLLAGSEGTLAVVTEAEISLEPVPETKALALLRYDDLLEAMEDVEPILDHDPAAVEVLDDVLLDLARDTSEFGDLVAEMVPAGTGAVLLVEFYAESDEAGREKVADLLADRSPGTGTLADPTDGRIETDAQVRAASADEAHDEGEREQFWKLRKSGLPILLGRTSDAKHVAFVEDTAVPPENLPEFVADFREVLSAHDTYASFYAHAGPGVLHIRPLVNTKTQDGVDRMESIADDVTDLVVEYGGSVSGEHGDGRARTQWNRKLYGEGVWETFRTLKTAFDPDWLLNPGQVVSRPDEPTDMTENLRFDPDYEFEAGFEPALQWDEENGLQGMAELCHGCGGCRGHQDTTGGVMCPTYRAAEEESLSTRGRANSLRRAMSGELPDDEQFSEEFVTEVLDLCIGCKGCAHDCPSEVDMAKLKAELTHEHHQREGASLRDRLFANVDTLSAVGSALAPLSNLAQKVPGTRAVAEKTLGIARERTLPTFRRGTFVKWDRQRASDVSAENAERRVLLLPDTYTNYSRPEAGKAAVEVLEAANVHVEVPTKLTDSGRAAFSKGFLEKARETARDNVAELAPRVEDGWEIVVVEPSDAVMYQSDYLDLLGDTDDSAAAETVAENAYGVLEYLDVHRLDDGIAFDAPGESLTYHGHCHQKATAKDHHAVGVLRRAGYHVDPLDSGCCGMAGSFGYEAEHYSMSRAIGQILFDQVQDSDGERVVAPGASCRTQLGDRPGADAEPPHPIESVAAALSD; encoded by the coding sequence ATGAGTTCCGAGTCGGGAGCCAGCGGTCCGTCGTCGGGCGACCCCAGTACCGACGACCGGGCGAACTACGACTACCGGGGCGGCGACGTGGCGCGGCCGGGCCTCGTCAGCGACCTCCAGCGACTGATCGACGGCGAGGTCCGCTTCGACGAGTACACCCGGGAGCAGTACGCGACCGACGCCTCAATCTACGCGGTGACGCCCGTCGGCGTCGTCTTCCCCACCTCGACCGCCGACGTGGCCGCCGTCGTCGAGTACTGCGCCGACCGCGGGATTCCCGTCCTGCCCCGCGGCGCGGGGACGAGCCTCGCCGGCCAGACCGTCAACCGGGCGGTCGTCCTCGACTTCTCGAAGCACATGGACGCTCTCCGCGAGATCGACCCGGAGAGCCGCCGCGCACGGGCACAGCCGGGGATCACACTCGGCCGCCTGAACGCCGCGCTGGCTGACGCGGATCTGAAGTTCGCCCCCGACCCGGCGTGGGGCGACAAGTCCGTACTGGGCGGGGCCATCGGCAACAACTCCACCGGCGCACACTCCCTGCAGTACGGGAAGACCGACGCCTACGTCGAGGCCTGCGAGGTCGTCCTCGCCGACGGTACCCGGACCACGTTCGAGCCAGTTCCAGTCGAGGACCTTGACAGATTGGCCGACTCCGATGGGAATCTCGAAGACCGGATCTACGCGGCGGTCCGGGACGTGCTGAACGACGAGGCCATCGCCGACGCCTACCCCGACCTCAAGCGCAACGTCTCGGGATACAACCTCGATTACGTGATCGAGCGCGCCCGCGAGGACGGCGTGGTCGACATGCCGGGCCTGCTCGCGGGCAGCGAGGGCACCCTCGCGGTCGTGACCGAGGCCGAAATCAGTCTGGAACCGGTCCCCGAGACGAAGGCGCTGGCACTCCTTCGGTACGACGACCTGCTCGAAGCGATGGAGGACGTGGAACCCATCCTCGACCACGACCCCGCCGCGGTCGAGGTGCTGGACGACGTGTTGCTGGATCTGGCCCGAGATACCTCCGAGTTCGGCGACCTCGTGGCCGAGATGGTCCCCGCGGGAACCGGCGCGGTCCTGCTCGTGGAGTTCTACGCCGAGAGCGACGAGGCGGGTCGGGAGAAGGTAGCCGACCTGCTCGCGGATCGATCGCCCGGGACCGGGACGCTCGCCGATCCGACGGATGGGCGGATCGAGACAGACGCGCAAGTTCGGGCCGCGTCGGCCGACGAGGCCCACGACGAGGGCGAGCGCGAGCAGTTCTGGAAGCTCCGGAAGTCGGGGCTGCCGATCCTGCTCGGACGAACGAGCGACGCGAAACACGTCGCGTTCGTCGAGGACACCGCCGTCCCGCCGGAGAACCTGCCGGAGTTCGTCGCCGACTTCCGCGAGGTCCTCTCGGCCCACGACACCTACGCGAGTTTCTACGCCCACGCGGGCCCGGGCGTCCTGCACATCCGGCCGCTGGTGAACACCAAGACGCAGGACGGCGTGGACCGGATGGAGTCCATCGCCGACGACGTGACCGACCTCGTCGTCGAGTACGGCGGCAGCGTCTCCGGCGAACACGGCGACGGCCGCGCCCGGACCCAGTGGAACCGCAAACTGTACGGCGAGGGGGTCTGGGAGACCTTTCGAACTCTGAAGACCGCCTTCGATCCCGACTGGCTCCTGAATCCGGGACAGGTCGTCTCCCGGCCCGACGAGCCGACGGACATGACCGAAAACCTCCGGTTCGATCCCGACTACGAGTTCGAGGCCGGGTTCGAACCCGCTCTGCAGTGGGACGAGGAGAACGGCCTGCAGGGCATGGCCGAACTCTGTCACGGCTGTGGCGGCTGTCGCGGCCACCAGGACACGACCGGCGGCGTCATGTGTCCGACCTACCGGGCCGCCGAAGAGGAGTCGCTGTCGACGCGGGGCCGGGCGAACTCCCTCCGGCGAGCGATGTCCGGTGAACTGCCCGACGACGAGCAGTTCTCCGAGGAGTTCGTCACCGAGGTGCTCGACCTCTGTATCGGCTGCAAGGGGTGTGCACACGACTGTCCGAGCGAGGTCGACATGGCGAAGCTGAAAGCCGAGTTGACCCACGAACACCACCAGCGCGAGGGGGCAAGCCTGCGGGACCGCCTGTTCGCCAACGTCGACACGCTGTCGGCAGTGGGGAGCGCGCTGGCCCCGCTGTCGAACCTCGCCCAGAAGGTCCCAGGCACTCGGGCCGTCGCCGAGAAGACGCTGGGCATCGCCCGCGAACGGACGCTCCCGACCTTCCGGCGGGGGACCTTCGTGAAGTGGGACCGCCAGCGGGCCAGTGATGTCTCGGCTGAGAACGCCGAGCGACGCGTTCTCCTCCTCCCCGACACCTATACCAACTACAGCCGCCCGGAGGCAGGGAAGGCAGCCGTCGAGGTACTCGAAGCCGCGAACGTCCACGTCGAGGTCCCGACGAAACTGACCGACAGCGGGCGCGCGGCCTTCTCGAAGGGCTTTCTGGAGAAAGCCCGCGAGACCGCCCGCGATAACGTGGCCGAACTGGCTCCACGGGTCGAGGACGGCTGGGAGATCGTGGTCGTCGAGCCCTCCGACGCGGTGATGTACCAGTCCGACTATCTGGACTTGCTGGGCGACACCGACGATTCCGCGGCCGCCGAGACCGTCGCCGAGAACGCCTACGGCGTCCTCGAATATCTCGATGTGCACAGGCTGGACGACGGCATCGCGTTCGACGCGCCCGGGGAATCCCTGACCTACCACGGCCACTGCCACCAGAAGGCGACGGCCAAGGACCACCACGCGGTGGGCGTCCTCCGGCGGGCTGGCTACCACGTCGACCCGCTGGACTCGGGCTGTTGTGGCATGGCCGGCTCCTTCGGCTACGAGGCCGAACACTACTCGATGAGTCGCGCTATCGGCCAGATTCTATTCGACCAGGTCCAAGACAGCGACGGCGAGCGGGTCGTCGCGCCCGGCGCATCCTGCCGGACGCAACTGGGCGACCGTCCCGGTGCCGACGCGGAACCGCCCCACCCGATCGAGTCGGTCGCCGCAGCCCTGTCCGACTGA